The genomic window TCATTTTGTAGAAAGTTGTCGATGAAGCCAGAAGTGAAGCCAGCAACCAAAATGCCGAACACCCCTTGGGCACTAGCTACGCAAAGCAACTGCAGCAAAGATCCTCTGTATGGAAGCAGTTTGGCTGGCAGACTCCACAGTGGCGATCGCTCACTGCCGCCAGTGCGGAACTCTGGCCCGGGTTCGAACTCGAGCACGATGCCAGTGAATTTATCAAGGAATTCCTCCATCTCCACTCGCGTCCGACCCTGAGCAGGATCACTTAGGAAGACGTGGCGATCGTTAAACCCTTCAACCACTAGAAAGTGATTGAAGCCCCAAAAGACGATGCATGGGAAGTGGCCTTCACTTCTGAGTGTTTCTCCTGAGCAGCGATAGGCTTTTGCTGTGAGGCCGTATTCACGAGCAGCCTTAAGTACCTGCTTAGCATTAGAACCATCGCGGTTGACGCCGCAGGCCAAACGCAGCTCGCTGAGTTCAACAATACGGCCAAAGTAAGCGAGGATCGTGGCAAGCGAAGCGGCGCCACATTCAGTTGCTTCGTATTGCAGCCGTGCTTGGGCCTTGACGCGCTTCCGCTGCAGTTTCTTCATTCGTTTATTTGTTGCCTGTTGTTGTTAGGTAGCAGGTGTGGTCTGTCTGGCGGACTCATGCCAAAGAAATAACGGAAACTAGGAAGCACCATTTCGATAGGAGCAACGTATCGGGTGGTGATCTGCACAGAAAGGCGATCACCGGGGGTCGGAGGGAATGGCAGATCGCCTCTTGAACTCCAGCGGTAACCACCGCTGTTCAAGGGGGAGGTCTCTCCACTGCGCTCAAGCGCCAAGACTGCAAGGGTTGGAGATGGCTCGCGATTTGTGATCACTTGGGCCAGCGATTTCAGTCCTACACGGGCATGGACATCTTCTAGCCCGCTTGGCACTTGGGCCATCGACACTACGCGCCCACGGATGCCCCCAACTTCCGATCGTTTATAACCCTCTGGAGTAGCTAGAGCGTCCATGCCTGGGAACACCTGGGCCATTTCCCTGGAGCCGAGAAACACCGGCACTAATATGGGACTATTGAGTGAATCATCACTCAATTGCAGTACAACTTGACCCTGGATGACACTTTCACCGTTGTTTGGGATGACTTGTGTCAAATAAACATCATCCGAGGCAAAGATCATCTGCTGGTTAATAAGATTTGAAAGTGTGTTACCCAATTTCTGATAAGACTGATCAAGTTGATTACTAAGGTTAATCAACTCATTTTTGTTGCTATAAATCTGAGAGCGAAGATTGTCAACCTGAGCTTGTTCCTGCAGAATCGCTGCACGTGTCACATATCCCTTGCTTTCAAGTTTTTGCATCTGGGCAAGATAAGAGGAGCGTCTAGCAAGTTCTTCACGAAGGATTGATTGCTTGGAATTGATATTATTCTGTTGAGCCAGGGTATCGCGGAGTGTTCTCTTGAGTTGATCAAGCTCACTATGGAGTTGCTCATGCTGAGCAGATGATTGAATCCAAAGCATTAGTTGACCTGCAGGGACTTTCTGTCCATAAAAGGTTTGTTTAAGTTTTTCTGTGAAATTTTCAGCAGATGAATTTTTAGCCATTGATATTTTTTCTGAATGTTTTTTATCGATGGCATTAAGGATATTGGTCGCCAGCTCAGTCATTTGCCGATTATTAAATTGACCAGGCCGATTTTTGAAACGTTTGGCCGATAGATGCCATTGCTGTTTTGGTTGATTAAACATCCAAATAGCATTGCCGTTGGTACCGCTGATGCTGCTATTAATTGTACTCACTGGCAGTAGCACGCCTGTGCCTTCTACGCTCAAAGGAATACGTGCCAAGGTGGCCCACAGAGCTCCGCCGATGGCAATCAGCAGACCCATTCCCAAAGTAACCTTTAAAGGTGGTGTCAATAATGTAATTGGTGGGTTGCGATCACCAACTTGATAGCGCTTTAGCAAAGCGCGTTTGTTAAAGGGATTAGTCAAGGTATTAGAGAGGAGTTTTTAGGATTGCTCGATGGATTACGCATCATTCTTAAACGCATCTGTACATCCTTCTCGGTACTACCAGGCCATGTGGCTGAGTAGCGATAGATTTCAGCAACAGCATTATTGTAACTAAGTATCGCTTGCGAGGATTGTTGTGCAGCTATAGAAAGCTGTTGAATGGTCTGTACAACGCTGGTGATATCACCTACCCCAGCAGCCCAGCGCACTCGAGCGACCTCTTGCGCGAGCTTTGCACTTTCATAAGCCCTTTGGGCACTTGCAATGGCTACGCGTGATGTTTGCATTTCAGCAAAGCTGCTTCGTACTTGACGAACAACAGTTAGTTCCGTTTGGGCTGCTTGGGCTTTTTGTTGACGGCTCTGCGCATAAAAAGATTCAGCATTTGCTGCATTAATGCCGCCATCGAACAAAGACCATGAGAAGCCGATCCCGACAGTAGCTGTCCATGTCCGAGTCCAATGGTAAGCGCTCCCAGGATCATCATCGACAGGGACGGATGAGTAACCATTGCTGGAGTTCAGTGATCCAGTTCCCATAAGTTGAAAAACTGGCAGGTAGCTGCGTATAGAGGCGATACCTCTCCATTGAGCTGATTCAGCGGCAGCAAGGCTGGCAAGAATCTCTTCACGTTGCTTGAGTGCGTTTTTGAGGGTTTCTTGAAGGGTTTCACTCCAACTCCCTGCACGAGCGGCTGGATCACTAGGGATGGCGAGTTTTCCTGGTGGTAGTGCTAGGTATTCTGCTAATAAAGCAGTTTGCTTGATGTATTCCTGGGTATAGCTAACTAGTTGGCTGAGTTGAGTAAAAAGCTGAGACTTAGTTTGCTCAACATCAAGCACAGTCGCCATCCCGATATTTTTTTGAGCTTCTAGCATCTTGAGTTGTTGTTTATTAATCGCATAAATCTGTTTAAAGCTATTAATGAGCTGTTGGCTACTTTGAATGCCGTAGTAGCTCTGCTGAAGGTTGAGGATGAGATTACGGGTGCTTACATTAAAAAGTAATTTTTGTTGCTTGAGTGATTCAGATGCTGCGTTGATATCAGGCTGTCGCGTTGGATCAATGAAGTTCCAGCTCACTATCGCTCCAGGCTGGAGTAGAAATGATTGGCTCTTGTTTACTGAATAGAGTGAGTTAGAGCTTAGAGTGGTTGATGAAGCTCTGTTTCCACGCATACCATATTGATTGTTAATGTAAGTTCCCCAGCTGTAACCAATGAATGGAGATCCATTGGATAATTGTAATTGAGGATACCAGCGTCTTTGTGCAGCAATCAAAGACCATTCGTATTGCTGAATCGCACCAAATGTTTGAAGCAGTTCTGGATTGTTAGTAATCCCAATAACGATAGCTTCATTGAGTGTAATCGGCATAGAATTTCGCTTGACACGATTCTGCAAGCGATCCAATTCATCAACAAGATATGTTGAATCAATATTGGAAGTATTGCTAGTCAATAATTCGTTTGATTTTTCTGTCTGCGCAAGGCTTTGTGGCACTGCCAAAAAGCTGGCCAGCTGCAAAACCACTGTTGAAGTGTGGAGGGAACGCCGAATTGACATCTATAGGTTGCCACCCAGGTAATTGTCAGGATTTCAAGCGCATTATGGAGCTTTTTGACAACTCTGCAAGTTTTTCTAACGCCTAGTTGTGTTAGTCAATCATATTGAAGGCGGTCCATCTAGGGGAGTAACCACTGCATTGGCAATAGATACGCAATAAAAAAAGAGAACCTCTGGTGATGCTAGAACAATGAAGCAAAATGTGAGTGTCGTGTCGGAAACGTATTTAGATATAGATTCCATCAAGATATTCAATCTTGCAAAGCATATGAATTCGTTGGCCGAGCGAGCATTTATAGCGAGGTAGGGTTATAAATGTCCACTTCAAGAATTATGTTGTCGCGACGATACTGGCTTTAAGTTCTTATAGTTAAGAATTGGGTCTGGCTACGGTTTTCACGGTGGTGACCTCTACGCTTTCAGTCTTTAGTGGAGTCCATCTGCACCGCCCATATACGGTTTCCATATCACGACCCATATTGTTGTAGCTCTTGCGTGAAGTCATCAGCGTGTTGAGGTCAATAAACAGGTCATTTCCAACCCTGGGCGATATGGCCCTCCAGATACGGTTACGATCGCCGATGTCACCTTTCCATTCGCCCACGCGCGTTTCAATGACCAGTGATTTGTTGTCGATGCGGCCAGTGGTTTTGATAGAAAAGCGATGATCTGGTTTCTGCCAATAAGTGTCTCGTTCACGTGAATAGGTGTAGAGCTGACCCGTGTTGCGATCAAACACATAGGCTTCACGAGAAAGCGTATTGCTGCATTCCAGATGCTGGAGAACTGGCGCAGAGTTACAGCCGCTCAGCAGCATTGTGGCGACGATTGAAGTGAGTAGTTTCATGTAGGTCTCAGTATCGAATAAAGATAAAGGGCTTTGCAGGGTAAAGAAATACTCAACCGCATTGATGATGTACGAGAGGGCGTCATCGAGCTTGGTCTGTTTGGCGACCTTGGGGAACTGGACGCACCAGAAATTGATAGCAGGTTGTTTTTTCCCGGTGTCTAGCTGAAGGGTCAGGTCATCATCATGAGTGGTCTAAGCGGCACGGGCAAAACCCAGCTTGTTTGTTCTATGGCGTCCGCTGCAAGGCGTGGAGGTGTCTTCCTCGGCTTGGCTTACGAAAAAGCCCTGGGTCTGTGTTTTGCAGCTGAAGGTGCAGTGAATGGTTTTGAGCATTGGTCACTCTGCAGTGGTGGCAACTTTTCGCCAACCTGAATCCGGGCTTGCAACTTCCAATCAATGGCAGAACCGTCGAGATCACGAACGAGTAGCGCTTGCAGGCGACGTGGTTCTGTCTTATCTCCTGTCCTGCCTCACCACAACGGCTCATTTCTTTGAGGTGCACTTTGAGGGACTGGTGCAACAGGGCCTGTGCTTTCACCGTTGCGATCCCTTTGCTCTGCTTGTGGTTCTACTGGTGCTTTCTCTTTTGGTGTTGAAGGAGTCTCTGCTGCGTCATCAGGTTTCTCAGCATCCTTCTTCTCGCGGTCTTTTTGATCTTTACTTTTTTTCTTCTGCTAGACAAAGACCCAGGGGTTCGCAAAGCGCTGGCACCGTAAATAAAGCAATCGCCGCGGACAAGCCTGTTAGCACTACCAAAACGATGATCAATCCCACCACTATTTGGCAGCAACAGCAAGGCATGAAGAAGGGCACCCGCGTCGGATGCCCTCAAGTCCAGGACAGGTTTTCAGGGTTTCTACGTCCTCGGACTCCTGATCTAGGTCTAAGCAAGCAACAACAAGGCGTCAGTAGGAAGAATTACTCCTTTCGATCAAGCGTCTCTAAACGCCCCCGCACTACCCTTTCGCACCTCTCAGGGGCTGGATCGCACAAGCATTTTTTGCTGCTAAGAACACAAAAAAGAACAGCCCGAATCTGGATGGGGGATTGAGGTAGGCATTGCCTTTTTACCGGCAATCTCAATAGCCGGTTCTGTCCGTTGAACCCCTTGCGGTCACTTGTCAGCAACTGGCCAACTCAAACAAGAGAAAGGGGCCCGCAGGCCCCCTAGAACGTGCTGTTGTATCCCAGCAAATATCGGCAGATGGGTCCCACTCCAGCTGCCGTTAGCGATCACTCTTTTGTGGCCGCTAACTCTTTGTCTGGCTCAGCTGCTGGTAGTGCAGCTTGCAGTTCACTGATCTGCTCGTTAAGGCGCTCAATCACCTGAGAGTGATGCTCTTTGCGAGCTTCAAGTTTGGCAACTTGGCGCTCATTTTCTTGCGCACGCAGCTTGTTGTACTGCGAATCAGGGATCACAACAACGCGATCACGAGGAATGCTGTAGCCGAATGGAACGTCAAAGACGGAATCGAATAGTGAATACATGATTGTTCTCTTCAAGACCCCTACAGTTTGACTCCACCAGAATGTTCAACCGAACCAAAAAGGTCGTGAGAACCAGGGCCGGTTGGCGATAGACATCACGTTTTAAACGTCTCTGGTACGGCTTTCGCGACTAAAAATCCATCGATCAACAGGTCGCATCGTCAAGGGAATACAAAAGTTTCATGGCTTGAGCAAGCTTCAAGCCTGGAGGCGTCTCTCCTATGAACTCCTCGAGCACCTAGAACTGTTCCGCGCTTGGCTCCGATAGCTCGCCGTTGTCTTGAAATTCATCAAATAAGGGTTCTCGAGCTATTTCTTCTCACGCTGCGCACGCTTACGCCTGTTCTTGCCATCACTGGCCATGTGAGACCATCAGCTGAGCGAGATTTCCCGCGCCTCGATGCTCAGTAAGTCCATAACTGGGATGTTCGGTCGTCGAAACAAAAAAGATGCTCCCAAGGAGGAACCCACAGAAACAGATCTCGAAAGGGGCTACAGGCTCGCTGCCGCTAAGCAAAAGGAGATTTTGAAAGAACTTCTCGCACAAAAACCAAGGGCCTAACTTTCCACCACTGGTCTAGGGGCAGAGGGGTTGAAACGACTCTCACCACTGGGCTGACGTTGCCCTACAACCATCTTTTTGCAGTCTTTTCCATCGCTCCCTTAGATCAGCCACATCGGGATGCATCGATCTGGTTTTCAGTAAGGCGAGCTCTTCCTTCCTCTGGCGAACTTTGATCACTTCGATGGGGCGGTCGAGATCGCTCTTGTCAGTCGCCCATCAAGATCTTGCCTTCGCCGTACGTCTCTGGCGGGTCAGGGATTTGCTGTTCCTCTGGGTTTTGTGGGATGGCTTCTTCCATGCCCAAATCGATCTCAAGGAAAAGAAGAGACAAAACACCAATCAGTAATGCAGCCACTGCCAGTAGAGACCAGTGGCGACGGTCCATCATTGAATCAATAACAATCAGTACCAATGCTCTACTAGATCTCAGCGCCTTGTTGAATGAAAGCTTTGGAGTTAGCAGCTTTTTTTATCCAGATCAAACGGATAGTCATTCATTCAAGTCTTAGAAGGATAAAAAAAGGGTTTCTCCAAGGCAACAACAACTCCGTTGGCATTGGACGATTCGCCTCATCAAAATCCAAAAACACTGGTATCAAGATGCAGTGACTATTCCATTTCAACTGGATAAAAATAAGCTGGTTAGCGATATGGACTGACTGAATTCACCAGCAGGTCAACTCTTCAGAGGCCATCGAATCGAACATTTAGGTTCACCCTTTCAGGCCCTAGGGCAGTAGCTTGCGTCACCAAAACTGCTGTCTTTTGGCTTGCTGTTCCATCAACTGACACGCCAATGGGTGGTGCCCAGGTCGCGGAAAACCCCCAGGGTCCAATCGTGGTTCGGATTGGTTGCTCGCTATAACCTGCCTTTGTCAGAGCACTTTTGACAATTGGAAAGAGTGTTTCAGCTGTGCCATTGAGCTGACCATTGAGCCCAGTTTGACCAATCGCATTTGCCATAAATAGAGGAGCCAACTTCCCTCTCACCTCCTTGGGAAGCGTGTTCAGAAGTACCGATGGCTTTTCCGCCCATGCAGCTGGCGAAAGAGTGGTGAACAAAAACACAGCCGCGACCAGGAATCTGCGCATCAGTTGGGGGTATTTCTGTCTCAGTTGTAGCCAAAACAATCGATTTGCCCATGGCAGCAACAAGGCTGAGGATGAACTGCTCATCGATGACCAAGGCAAAGCACCCAGCCACCATGACGATCTGACCACTGCATGAAAAACCGTCGCGATGACTAGGAAGCAGGGCCGCTTGAATTCAGCGCTAAGAACCCGGACCAGAAAAAAGAGACAATGCGCCGGTCTTAGGCATGCCCCATGCCAGTGCAAGCATGCTGATCAGCAACAACTTGAATTGAGCCCCCTGCGACCATCGCCACTGATTGGCTCATGCTTGCCACATCAAAGAGATCACCTAGATGTTGATTTGATGCGCAAGCAGGCAAGACAATAAAAAAGGCCCATTAGGGCCAGGGACAAACCTTGTGGTTCTCACAGAGCTCGATGAGGTTTGGCGACTGCAAGACCGCGCAGTCCGAAAAAAGCAAGGACGGAGCTGATGCCGGTGAGAAGTACAAGGGTCGAGACCAAAGTGGGGGTCAGTTCATAGCAACTACCCCAAAAGCTGATACCCATGTCAGTTACAGCAAGACTTTTAGTTCATAGCAACAACTCAGCCAATCGCCAATAGGGCCAGGTTGATCGTTGCTGATCAGGTCAATGGCAGTGAATGGCGCCAACGATCAATTAAGCAAAAAGACTTGCTTTTACAGGCGGTGTAATAACGACAGAACCACCTCAGCACACCTCAAGCGTGTGGTTCATAGCAGCTGCGAGATTGTCAATCAAAGAACAAACAAAATCCAACATTTGCGAAGCATCCATCCTGACTGAAGCCGCTAAACCCTGGTCTTAAAGGGATTGGACGCCATGGATCGTTCAGACAACCTCGCAATGATTGCAGTTCAGGCCACTTAAGCAATACACCACTGCAGAAAAAAAAGACCACTCAAGCAACACACGCTGCGCGACCCACAAACCAGAACCAAGACCGATATCGCCCGTCAGCGAATGTTCTGATGCCTTAATTGATGTAAAAATCAAGTCATACCAGTAGATTTGCCAACGCATAAAAAAGACCCCTGGTTGCTTTGCATTCACAGCAAGGGTCTTGGCGTTCTCGTGTGAGGTGGGGTTAGCTCGCAGTAAGAGCTAGCTCCTTAGCCTTGTCTGACAGGGCTCCCTCAAGAGTCAACCTTGCGATCTGAATTTCAAGACGTTCAAGGGCGCTGAGGTATGCAGCCTTAGTTTTCTCGAGGTCTGCAACACGTGCAGCCTTCTGAGCGTCGTAATGAGCCTTGTACTCACCATCACTCATTGCATAGAAGGTGGGTTTTACAGAAGCGCTGGAGGAAGCGAAATAACTGTCGAGGAGCTCGCCTTTGTCCTGATAGTCAGCGATGCGGTTGTCTAAGGAGGTCATTGGAGGGAGAGAAAAATCGTTCCTTACCGGGCTGCATTTAAAGGGCCATCCAGGAGGCAGTGGGTACGGTTTCCTCGAATAAAACTCGATAGGCAGATACTTGGTGTCTGCCAACGTCACCCAGAGCACCTTGGCTTGTGTCTGGTTTAACTGCAGCTGTTGTTCCTCTGCTCTGCGGCGATGCGGTTCTAGAACCATTCTGCTCAGTTGTGCGCGTCGCTGCTGGTGTACACCTCTTGCCATGAGAGCCGATCAACTAGGCAAGGAATCTTCTTAGTCAGAGCTCATCCCAACTCAAGCAGGTTGGAGGGTTCTAAAGAGCAGGGATTCATAAACGGCTATCGCCAACAAGATCAAGACGATTCCGCTCACCAATACTTTGCCGTTCATCGATGTCTTAGAGACAGGCACTTCCCTTTCTACTTTCTGCTCAAGTGCTGTGCTAATCGAGTTTTGCAAGAACCTGCCACCCTTGCGCTGAGAATGCTGGCCTGGCCATCTCAACCCAATAACTGGGCAAGGCTTTCGCTCTGCACCAATTGAAAATGAGGCAAAGAAGGGCAGCCCAAAGGATTGCACCGTTTAGGAATCATGCGTGCTCAAGTCGGACCAAGGTCCCCATTGGCAAACCTGGCGATCCCTTCCAAGCTGACCCCGCCAACCAGCACAAATTCATAAACAGCGATCCCCACAAGGGATAGGACGATGGCCAGAACCACAACTTTGCCGTTCATCGATGCACCACTTGAAAGCATGAAGGATTGATCAAAACTCAACCTGGTTGGAGAAATCTGACGATCAAAGGTTCACATAGAGCGACACCAGCCAGTAGCAGGGCGATTGCCAGAAAAAGAGCTTTGCCACTCATCTATTGCATTGGGGCGTGTCATCCCTTTCTAATTTCACCTGAGGTGCTGTGCAGCATTGATCGATCGGTGCACTCATCAACACTGGGGTGGCGCAGCGATCCAAAACCCCTTGATGCCTTGTTTACATCGCTCCATGAGCTCCATGGCGTCTTCGATGCAATCGTCAAGCCTCCTTGCCTTGAGCAGCAACAGAGGCTGATGAGGCCATCAATCAAGCGTGCTGCACGCCTCGAGGCTTCCTTCTAGTGCAACTGATCAACGCCTCCTTTCAACTCGAAGTTCTCAACGCTCTTCTGATCAACATCGATCTACGGCCTGGCTGAAGAGGCAACAACAGAGCCACTCAACACATCTCCTGACAGGCATCCAAGCGGATCGGCAAGGGACTGACGAACCAAGCGCTAGCAACCGATGAGATATATCAAGTTTTCTTGATGGATTGCTAACTTTTCCTCGTTTCACCTACCTGAACGGACTTCGCAGCGTTGTTACTGCTTCTATCGCTGGTTCACTCTTGGCCGCTGGCGGTTTTTGGGCTGTAGAAGACCTCCTGGCAAACGGAGCAGAGGCAGGCATGATCATTCTCACCAATAGCTACACCGCAGCCACGAGATGCAACTGATCAACCGCCCCTCAGGGGGCTTTTTTGCCCTGATACGCGTAGACCAGCTTCGTCTAGACGTATAAGCCAAGTAAACCAATGATCATCGAGAAGGATCTTTAAGCCTGAGGGGCTAAGCCCAGGCGAGGCCTGGATAGAACCTGCTGTTCATCTTGAACAAACGTTAATGCTGGTTGTACTTGTATTCATCGATACTCAAGATGGAACCAGCTGTTTTGACAACGGTGGTTTTTTCGCAAGCGATCCAAACCAAACCTCTCACTTATACGTCGCCTGCGGCACGTGAACGTGAAATTTACTTCTCATCTGCAAGGAATTTGGCCAACGCTCAGTTTCAACTTGCTGATGCTGAGCTGACGCAGAGGTTATGGCAGGACGTGAGCGATCGCGATCTTGATGTGGATCGGGTGCTCAACTTGATGTATGGATGCTGGTTCCACGACGATGCGGAAGCGATGATCGATGCAGACGAGGCTTTTCTCCAGAGCGGGCGTGCGGAAACTTGAGGCCATGGTGGACGCCCTATAGAACGCCATGCCAAATCGTTGACGGTCAACCGCCCCTTCGGGGGCTTTTTTTTGCCTTATCCGCACCGGCCGTTTTCATCTCGACGGATAGGCCGGATAACCCTCGCCTACAGGCATTACCTGTGAATGCCACCAGCGCCGTTCTTCTTTTGGCAGCCGGTAGCTGAAGTCTGTTTTGACGTCATGCCATTGATTGCCCGCACGATCAACACCGATGACTGAGTAGCTCGGAGACGTACGTGTGGCGATGTCTTCGACATAGCGCAGACCAAAACGATTCCAGGAAGGCTCCTTGCCCTTCCAGCAGCTGAGCCAGCCAAAGAATTCGTGTCAGGTCGGTGTGTGCCTGAACGCTGAAGCAAAGGTCAATGGAGAGCAGCCTAGATCTGATGGCTGCGGGTAGAGCTGTGTATGGAAGCCTGTTTTTTTGAACACCCAATAAGCTTGCGATTGCGATTTAAATTCAGATGAGTCTTGTGAATTCAATCAAGAAAAACCTGACCTTTGGTAACGGTAAATACATCTTTGATGGCTCAATATCTTGAGGCCAAGACATCAACCCTTCCAGGTAGTTTCCCTGTAATTTCTAATACAGCCTTGATGAATCTCTATCTGTATCATTTGAAAGTCATCTATATGGAGCAAGTTCATGCCCATCAGTGATTTCTTAAAAGAGACCATTAATGATTGCATGACCAATAAGGCAGAATCATTGAATGGCAGGATTGCAATGGTTGGTATGTTGGCTCTTATGGTTACGTACCTTGCAACGGGAGACATTATCCCAGGTGTTTTTTAGTCTGGCGATTCTCCAATTGATGGGGAGCGATTAACTGGGAGTCATTCTTAGATTAAAACTTATATAAAACTCTAATGAATGGCCTCCCGATTTTCCTTAAATGAATCATTTTCTGATTGATATTTGAAGGTTATTGATCTCTCTTCTGTAGACCTGTAGTAACATGATTCCCTCAGTTATGCAGTAGAGGCCTCTGTTGAATTTAATCATCTAGCTTGGTCACACAATGCATGTATTTGCCTTCATGATGCTCAGACGGCTCAAGCCTTTGCGGGCAATAGTGGTTGCTGTGTCTTGATTCTTTCAAAGGCTTTTATTCTTTCTTATGATCTCATCAGCCATTTCAAATGGCAGCCTTTAGGGCGTTGATGGTGTTAGATAGCAAGCAGCATCTCCATCTGAAATT from Prochlorococcus marinus str. MIT 9313 includes these protein-coding regions:
- a CDS encoding TolC family protein, with translation MVLQLASFLAVPQSLAQTEKSNELLTSNTSNIDSTYLVDELDRLQNRVKRNSMPITLNEAIVIGITNNPELLQTFGAIQQYEWSLIAAQRRWYPQLQLSNGSPFIGYSWGTYINNQYGMRGNRASSTTLSSNSLYSVNKSQSFLLQPGAIVSWNFIDPTRQPDINAASESLKQQKLLFNVSTRNLILNLQQSYYGIQSSQQLINSFKQIYAINKQQLKMLEAQKNIGMATVLDVEQTKSQLFTQLSQLVSYTQEYIKQTALLAEYLALPPGKLAIPSDPAARAGSWSETLQETLKNALKQREEILASLAAAESAQWRGIASIRSYLPVFQLMGTGSLNSSNGYSSVPVDDDPGSAYHWTRTWTATVGIGFSWSLFDGGINAANAESFYAQSRQQKAQAAQTELTVVRQVRSSFAEMQTSRVAIASAQRAYESAKLAQEVARVRWAAGVGDITSVVQTIQQLSIAAQQSSQAILSYNNAVAEIYRYSATWPGSTEKDVQMRLRMMRNPSSNPKNSSLIP
- a CDS encoding guanylate-binding protein; this encodes MYSLFDSVFDVPFGYSIPRDRVVVIPDSQYNKLRAQENERQVAKLEARKEHHSQVIERLNEQISELQAALPAAEPDKELAATKE
- a CDS encoding high light inducible protein — its product is MPISDFLKETINDCMTNKAESLNGRIAMVGMLALMVTYLATGDIIPGVF